In Nymphaea colorata isolate Beijing-Zhang1983 chromosome 5, ASM883128v2, whole genome shotgun sequence, one genomic interval encodes:
- the LOC116253900 gene encoding L-ascorbate oxidase homolog translates to MASSSLLVAVVVLLLGAAVQAENPYRYFTWNITYGTRSPLGVPQQVILINGEFPGPNINSTTNDNIVVNVFNELDEPFLLTWSGIQQRKNSWMDGMPGTNCPIPPGGNFTYHFQVKDQIGSYFYFPSTAMHKAAGAFGGLRVNSRLYIPVPFDDPADDFTVLIGDWYTRSHGAIRKVLDSGRSLAKPDGVLINGKSGKSENESAVFDVEAGKTYRYRICNVGIKTSLNFRVQGHQMKLVEIEGSHTVQNIYDSLDIHLGQCYSVLITADQAPGDYHIVASTRFTKYQLSATGLIRYSNSSKPATQVLPPPPAGVSWSVNQFRSFRWNLTASAARPNPQGSYHYGQINITRTIKIVNSKEKDAQGKLRYAINGVSHVQATTPLKLAEYFGVAEKVYDDSIIVDDPSAKSNSSSALRVETAVLNGIFRDFVEIVFENHEKSLQSWHLDGYSFFAVGMERGKWTPASRSVYNNLDAVSRHTVQVYPKSWTAILLTLDNAGAWNLRSEMWDRQYLGQQLYVSVVSPARSLRDEYNMPDGQPLCGIVDGLPLPPPYS, encoded by the exons aTGGCGTCGTCGTCGTTGCTCGTCGCAGTGGTGGTGCTGCTGCTGGGTGCAGCAGTCCAAGCCGAGAACCCCTACCGCTACTTCACGTGGAACATAACGTATGGCACCCGCTCCCCTCTGGGCGTGCCTCAGCAGGTCATCCTAATCAATGGGGAGTTCCCGGGACCCAACATCAACTCCACCACCAACGACAACATCGTCGTCAACGTGTTCAACGAGCTGGACGAGCCCTTCCTGCTCACCTGGAGCGGCATTCAGCAGAGGAAGAACTCCTGGATGGACGGCATGCCCGGCACCAACTGCCCCATCCCCCCCGGCGGCAACTTTACCTATCACTTTCAAGTCAAGGACCAGATCGGCAGCTACTTCTACTTCCCTTCCACCGCCATGCACAAGGCTGCCGGCGCCTTCGGCGGCCTCCGCGTCAACAGTCGCCTCTACATCCCCGTTCCCTTTGATGACCCTGCCGACGATTTCACCGTGCTCATCGGGGATTGGTACACCAGGAGCCATGGG GCAATTAGGAAGGTCTTGGATAGCGGAAGGTCTCTCGCCAAACCCGATGGGGTCCTCATCAACGGGAAATCCGGAAAGAGCGAGAACGAGAGCGCAGTGTTCGACGTGGAGGCTGGGAAAACCTATCGCTACAGGATCTGCAACGTGGGGATAAAGACTTCCCTCAACTTCAGGGTGCAGGGCCACCAGATGAAGCTGGTGGAGATCGAAGGTTCGCACACGGTGCAGAACATCTACGATTCCCTGGACATCCATCTGGGCCAGTGCTACTCCGTGCTCATTACCGCCGACCAAGCCCCCGGCGATTACCACATCGTCGCGTCCACCAGGTTCACCAAGTACCAGCTGAGCGCCACCGGGCTGATCCGCTACTCTAACTCCAGCAAGCCAGCCACCCAGGTGCTGCCCCCACCACCCGCCGGCGTCTCCTGGTCCGTCAACCAATTCCGCTCCTTCAGGTGGAACTTGACGGCCAGCGCTGCCAGGCCGAACCCTCAGGGATCTTACCACTACGGCCAGATAAACATTACCCGCACCATCAAGATCGTCAACTCGAAGGAAAAGGACGCCCAGGGGAAGCTGAGGTACGCAATCAACGGCGTCTCCCACGTCCAGGCAACCACTCCGCTGAAGCTGGCCGAGTACTTCGGTGTGGCCGAGAAAGTGTACGACGACAGCATCATCGTGGACGACCCCAGCGCCAAATCCAACTCCTCCTCTGCGTTGAGGGTAGAGACGGCTGTGCTGAACGGCATCTTCCGCGACTTTGTGGAGATCGTGTTCGAGAACCACGAGAAGAGCCTTCAATCTTGGCATCTGGATGGCTACTCCTTCTTCGCCGTAGG GATGGAGCGCGGCAAGTGGACTCCCGCCAGCCGCAGCGTGTACAACAACCTTGACGCCGTGAGCCGACACACGGTTCAGGTGTATCCCAAGTCGTGGACGGCCATCCTGCTGACGCTGGACAACGCCGGCGCGTGGAACCTGAGGAGCGAGATGTGGGATCGCCAGTACCTAGGGCAGCAGCTATACGTCAGCGTCGTCTCCCCAGCTCGGTCCCTCCGAGATGAATACAACATGCCGGACGGCCAACCTCTCTGTGGCATCGTCGACGGcctccccctcccccctccTTACAGTTAA